The window GCAGGGCAGCAGATTGCGGTCTTCCGCGTGGGCAGTGAAAAGCGCGTTTATGCGCTGAGCAATCAGGACCCGTTCAGCAAGGCCTTTGTAATGTCGCGCGGTATTTTAGGCGACTTGCAGGGCGAGCGGGTGGTGGCGTCGCCTATCTACAAGCAGCATTTCAGCTTAGCCACAGGGCGCTGTCTGGAAGATAAAGATCAAAAGCTGCTGGTGTTTCCAAGCAAAATTGAAAACGGCAAGGTGCTGGTCAGCCCGGCTGCGCAAAAGACCTATATCACCAATAATGGCGCATCGCAGGAGAAAATGAAACTGGTGCTGGTGGGCAATGGCCTGGCAGGCATGCGCTGCCTGGAAGACTTGCTGGATATGGCGCCGGAGCGCTATGAAATTACCGTGATTGGCGAAGAGCCTTGGGGCAACTATAACCGCATCATGCTGTCTCCGGTGCTGTCAGGCGAAAAAACCATTGATGACATCATGCTGCATCCGCATGCATGGTATGCCGATAAAGGCATCCGCTTTATCGCCGGAGATCCGGCGGTGAAAATTGACCGCCCGCGCAAGCAGGTTCATACCGGCGCAGGTGAAGTGGTCGATTATGACCGCCTGATTTTAGCAACCGGGTCGAAGCCGTTTATTCCGCCAGTTAAAGGCGCGGAGCTGAACGGCGTTTTAAGCTTCCGCGATATTTACGATATCCGGCGCATGCTGGACTACTGCAAAACCAGGAAAAATGCGGTGGTGATTGGCGGTGGCCTGCTGGGGCTTGAAGCCGCGTATGGGCTGAAGCAGCAAGGCATGAATGTGACGGTGCTGCATTTGATGGACCGCATTATGGACCGCCAGCTGGATGCAAAAGCCAGCCTGATGCTGAAGCATGCCATTGAGCAAAAAGGCATCCGGATCATTACCGAAGCCAATACCGAAGAACTGCTGGGTGATGAAGGTCATGTTGCGCAGGTCAGATTGAAGGACGGCAGCCTGCTGGATGCGGACTTGGTGGTGTTTGCGGTGGGCATCCGCCCGAATATGGCGCTGGCGCAAAGCGCGGGCCTGCGCTGCAGCCGCGGCGTGCTGGTCAATGACACAATGCAGACCTATGACCCGAGCATTTATGCGGTGGGGGAATGCATTGAGCACCGCAATCAGACTTTTGGGCTGGTTGAGCCGCTTTGGGGGCAGGCGTTCATTTGCGCATCGCATTTGGCTGAGCACGGCAGCCTGACGTTTAAAGCGCCGACTGTTCCGACACAGCTGAAGGTCAGCGGCTGTGATGTTTTTTCTGCGGGCGATTTTGAGCCTGCAGAGGATTTTGAAGACATTATTTTGAATGATGAAAAACGCCAGATTTATAAACGCATTATTATTCAAAAAGATAAGGTGATTGGCGCTGTGTTGTTCGGCGATACCGAAGACGGCGTCTGGTATGCGGAACTGATTGCTGACCAGACGCCGATTACTTCTATCCGCAATAAGCTGCTTTTTGGTAAAGATTTTGCATTAAAAAAAGCAGGGTGAATTTAATCTCCCTTGCGAAGCGATGCTTCTCACTTCTTTAAAAAAGAGGGGGAAACCATGACCAATCAAATATGGCCTTGGGCAGCTGCAACGCCCTCCTTTTTCAAAGGAGGGCTGGGGTGGATGATCGGAATTATCCCCAGCTAAAAGTTAAAGTTAATACATATGTAAATTCAGATAATTAAGGAGCGAAGCAGAAATGAATAGTATCCCTGTAATGGAACTGCATAGCTCCACAGAAATAAATACTAAAACGGTGAATACCACATGCCCTTACTGCGGCGTGGGCTGCGGCGTGACGGCGCGGGTAGCGGAAACTGCGCTGGGGCAGAAAGTGACGGTGGAAGGCGACATCAGCCATCCCTCCAACTTTGGCAAGCTGTGCATTAAAGGCAGCAATCTGGCGGATACTTTGGGTCTGGAAACCCGCGTGCTTGAGCCGATGATCGGGCGCAAGGCTAGCCGTCAGGCAGCCAGCTGGGACACAGCAATTTCCGGCATTGCCGATAAATTTCAGCAATGCATTGATCAGCATGGCCGTGGCAGCATCGCCTTTTATGTTTCAGGCCAGCTGCTGACCGAAGACTATTATGCGGTCAATAAATTCGTCAAAGGCTATTTAGGCACGGCCAATATCGACACCAACTCGCGCTTATGCATGT is drawn from Acinetobacter sp. WCHAc010034 and contains these coding sequences:
- the nirD gene encoding nitrite reductase small subunit NirD, producing the protein MTILKEMNDAEWIEVCSLDDITPNTGVGAWLAGQQIAVFRVGSEKRVYALSNQDPFSKAFVMSRGILGDLQGERVVASPIYKQHFSLATGRCLEDKDQKLLVFPSKIENGKVLVSPAAQKTYITNNGASQEKMKLVLVGNGLAGMRCLEDLLDMAPERYEITVIGEEPWGNYNRIMLSPVLSGEKTIDDIMLHPHAWYADKGIRFIAGDPAVKIDRPRKQVHTGAGEVVDYDRLILATGSKPFIPPVKGAELNGVLSFRDIYDIRRMLDYCKTRKNAVVIGGGLLGLEAAYGLKQQGMNVTVLHLMDRIMDRQLDAKASLMLKHAIEQKGIRIITEANTEELLGDEGHVAQVRLKDGSLLDADLVVFAVGIRPNMALAQSAGLRCSRGVLVNDTMQTYDPSIYAVGECIEHRNQTFGLVEPLWGQAFICASHLAEHGSLTFKAPTVPTQLKVSGCDVFSAGDFEPAEDFEDIILNDEKRQIYKRIIIQKDKVIGAVLFGDTEDGVWYAELIADQTPITSIRNKLLFGKDFALKKAG